AACGGATCCCGGTCAAAGGCGTCCGCAAGGCAACCGCGAAGGCGATGGTCGAGTCGGCGTTTGCAGCGCCGCATGTCAGCATCTTCGTGGACGTTGATGCCAGCCGCACCATGGAGTTCGTCAAGCGGCTGAAGGTCTCCCGGGACTTCGAGGGCATCAAGGTGTCCCCGCTGCTGATCCTGGCCAAGGCAGTCATCTGGGCCGCCGCACGGAACCCCAGCGTCAACGCCACCTGGGTGGACAACGCCGACGGCACGGACGGCGCCGAAATCCACGTCAAGCACTACATGAACCTGGGCATTGCGGCAGCCACCCCCCGCGGGCTTATGGTTCCGAACATCAAGGACGCGCAGGACCTTTCGCTCAAGGAGTTGGCGCTGGCCCTGAACAACCTCGCCACAACTGCCCGGGCAGGCAAGACCAAGCCCGCCGAGATGCAGGGCGGGACCCTGACCATCACCAACATCGGTGCGCTGGGCATCGATACCGGGACTCCCATCATCAACCCGGGTGAGGTGGCCATCGTTGCCTTCGGGACCATCAAGCAGAAGCCGTGGGTGCTGGACGGGGAAGTCATCCCGCGCTGGATAACTACTCTGGGCGGTTCCTTTGACCACCGTGTAGTGGACGGTGACCTCTCTGCCCGCTTTATGGCCGACGTCGCCGCCATCCTCGAGGAACCGGCGCTCCTGCTTGACTAAGCAGACTCACACACGAGCCACACTGCTTGCCCGGGCGCGCTGATTGACTGGGCACACTCACAGGCCGGTACCCGTGGATAGCCCGGCCCTTCGGACCAAAAACCGGACGGCAGTGTGGTTGACCGAGATTTTCCAGCCGCCTGTGGTGGTAACCCTGCAGCTGCTGATTAGCCCCCTCATCGAGGCGGGGTTCCCCGGAACCGTCGTATACGGAGCGCTCGCTGCCCTTTTTGTGTGCGTCCTGCCGCTGTTCCTGCTGCTGGCGCTGGTGAGGCTGGGGAAGGTGACAGACCACCACGTCAGCAACCGTAAACAGCGTGCTCCGGTTCTGCTCATGGCCCTCGCGTCGGTGCTCGCAGGGCTGCTGGTGCTGGAATCCGCAGCCGCGCCGCGGAGCGTGATGGTCATGGTTCTGGCTGTCGTGGCCGGCATCCTCGTGCTGGCCGCAGTGAGCCCGTTCTGGAAGATGAGCGGGCACGCAGCAGCCATATCGTCTTCTGCCGCCATCTCCGTGCTGATGCTGGGGCCGGCCTGGCTGCCTTTGCTGATCCTGATACCGGCAGTGGGCTGGTCCCGTGTGGTGCTCCGGGCCCACACTACGGGTCAGGTCATAGCCGGCTCACTGTTTGGCGGCCTGGTGATGGCGGGCCTGTGGTGGCTTCTGCGAGGCTGGCTGGTGTAACGGCTCCCTAGGTTGGCGCCGGAAGAGTCAGGCATGAAGAGTCAGGCGCCGGAAGCCTCAGTAGGCCGGGTATGTATACAGTGCCTGGACCATGGCGGGATCCCCGCCCATCCCGTGCACAGCTGCCATTCCAGCGAAGACGAGGCCGCCAAAGCCGGCGGCGGCGGCTGAAATGACCGCCAGCAACTTCCAGTCCGCGCGCAGGACCATCCCCGGTGTCTCAGGCAGGCGAAGGCCGGGGGAGATGAGGTTAGGGGCACTGTCCACGGAACCGTCGTCCAGGAGGGCCACCACGCGGCCGCTGCCGCGGTCCACCCGCATCGAACAGATGTGGTTACCGTGACGGGCCAGGAGAATGTCATGGCCAACAAGCTGGCGCCTCTGGCGAGTGATCAAGGGAACCCCCTGGTTGCCGTGGAAAGTGACTGTCCGCGTCATCGGGGGCATATCTATTTTATCGCGGGGGCAGCCAGGAAAAACGGCACCAGGGAGTGAGAACAGACACCATGCACGGGCTGTAAAAAGCACCGTGCATGGTGTCTGGAGGTTACTTAGTCGGCGTCGTAGGTGTTGGCGATGTAGACGTCGCACGGGGCGTTGTGGGCAACGCTGTTGGCCACGCTCCCCAGCACGCGGCCGATGCCGCGCATCCTGCGGTTGCCCACCACGATCATCTTGGCGTCCAGGCGCCCGGCCTCCCGAATAAGTGCCTCGGCAGGCTTGCCGCGCGCCGCTGAGTAGGTCACTTTGATATCTCCTGCCAGGGAGTCCGCAACCGTCTTGGCGACGTTCTCGGCGCCGTCGGCGTCGGAGACGATCCACTCGTCGCTGCCGCTGCCGAAGATCTCCGTGCGGTCGCTGTCGAAGGCTGACACCACGTGCAGCGACGCGCCGAGGGCGGCGGCCAGATCGCGTGCGGACTCGGCGGCCTTCTTGGCGGTTCCGCTGCCGTCAACCCCAACAACAATAATTCCGCTCATTTGTGCTCCTTTGCTCAATGGTCTGTACTGCAGATTCCGTTGCCAACGCTACAGCCCTGCGATGGCTTCCCGCAGCACGGGGGCCAGACGCCGCACTCCTTCGGTAATGGCTTCCGGGGGCACGGCACTGAACGCCAGCCGCAGTTTGTTGGACGGTTCATCAGACGGAGTGAAGGCTGCGCCCGGGATAAACACGACGCCGGCATCGATTGCCTTCTGCAGCAGAGGATAGGTATCCACGCCTTGCGGCAGGGTCACCCACACGAAGAAGCCTCCTTCCGGGGTGGTCCAGCTGATGCCGTCGGGCATGTGCTCGTCGAGCGCATCGAGCATTGCCTGGCACCTCTCTGCGTAGAGCCCGCGGTAGATTGCGATCTGCCCCTTCCAGTCATAGTCCCGGAGGTAGGCTGACACCAGCATCTGGTTCAGCGTCGGCGGACACAGCGTGACGGACTCAGAGGCCAGATAGTAGCGCCGCTGGAGATGCTCCGGAACCAGGGCCCATCCGATGCGCAGGCCGGGCGCAAAGATCTTGGAGAATGAGCCCAGGTAGATGACGTCCCCCGGATGGTCCGCCCGCAGCGGTGCCAGTGGAGCCCCGTCAAAACGCAGCAGACCGTACGGATTGTCCTCGAGCACCAGAATATTCGCATTGCGGCATATCTCAACGATGCGCTGGCGGCGCTCCTTGGCCAGGGTGATGCCGGAAGGGTTGTTGAAGCTTGGAATAGTGTAGAGGAACTTGATGTTTTTCCCGGCCGTCTGGAGTGCGGCAATCCTGGCCCCAAGCAGTTCGGGGACCAGGCCGTCGTCATCCATCTCCACGGTTTCCACCTTCACCTGGTAGGCCTCAAAGGTGTTGAGTGCGCCCACATAGGTAGGGTTCTCCACGAGGACGACGTCGCCGGGGTTGCAGAAAACCTTGGTGGCCACATCCTGCGCGGACTGGGAACCGGCGGTGATCACCACGTTCTGCGGGACGGCGTCGAGGATTCCTTCGGCCGCCATCACTTCACAGATCTGTTTGCGGAGTTCTTCCATGCCCTGGCCGCCGCCGTACTGCAGGGCGATCAGGCCCTCGTTCGCGATGATCGCGGCGGCGGTCTCAGCCAGCCGTTCCAGGGGCAGTGACTGCAGGTAAGGGCTGCCGCCGGCGAGGGAAACCAGCCCGGGCCGCATGGAGACATCAAAAACGTCCCGGACCGCCGATTGCCTGATGTTGGCTGCGCGCTCTGAGAAGAGGCCATCATGGCGATGGGCGGAGGTGGCAGCGCGTTCGAGTGCGTCGATGGCCTCGGCTGGAAGCAGCCCTGCGGTGTCAAGTGTTTCATTGGTCACATGCTCAGGATACAACCGCATGTTGCTAACTAGGCAACATTTGTTGATGGACAAGGTATTTCGCTGGACGTGAGACTTTACGTCCACATGCGGAGGGGCTGGAATGGAGCAATGACAACGCCCCCGCACTCCGCCGCCAATGCAGCCGCCTTCCACGCCCTCCACCAGGCGGGCACGTCGCCCCTGGTCCTGGTCAACGTGTGGGACGCCGCGTCCGCCAGACTCGTGGAAGAGGCCGGGGCCACTGCCATCGCCACCTCCAGCTCGGCAATCTCATGGAGCCTGGGCTTCCCTGACGGCAACAACCTCCCGCGGGCGCTGGCGATGGAAGCGCTGAGGAGGATCGTCGCCGCTACCGGTCTCCCGGTGACGGCGGACATCGAAACCGGCTATGCGGGCAGCGGCAGCAGCTATGGCGGCGGACTCCTGCGGGACACCGTCCTGGCGGTGCTGGACACGGGCGCAATCGGCATCAACTTCGAGGACTCGGGCGACTCTCCACTCACCGCCGTCGACGACCAGTGCCGGCGCCTGAGCCTGATCCGGGAGACTGCGGCGTCCACCGGCGTCGAACTTTTCATCAATGCACGCACTGACACCTACCTGTCCGGTCATTACCCTGACCAGGCCTTCGAGGAGACCATCCGGCGCGCCGAGGCCTACCTCGCGGCAGGCGCCAGCGGCATCTTTGTCCCCGGGGTGACTGACCTGCGCGTTCTGCACGAACTTTCGCTTGGGATTGATGCTCCGCTGAACGCACTTGCGGGTGTGGGGGCGCCGTCTGTGGGCGAACTTTACGACGCCGGCGTGCAGCGCATCAGCATCGGCGGCAACACTGCGAAGGCCGCGTATGCAAAAGTAGCCAAGGTGGCAGCCATGGTACTGGGCGACGGGAACTGGTCCGAGCTGGCAGGAGCCCGCAGCCACGCCGCCATGGATGCCCTCTTCGAAGACCACGTGCCGTTCGATGATTAAACGCGATGGAACTGCCCCTGCTGTTTGAGGCCCCGGCTATTTGAGGCTCAGGACCTCGGTCAGCGACACGCCGTTGACGTAGATCTCGGTCCGGATCGCACCCACCGACGCCACGGCGGTCTGCGTGAGCTGGGCCTCCACCCTGGGAATATCGCACACTCCTCCCGGCCGGATGGTGCCGGCCAGGTAGACGGTCACTGTGGTGCCGTCGAAGCTGCCGGCAAGGTACTGCAGCGTTGAAGCTGACAGGGAGTTGTAGGCGCCGGCCACCGGGGGCTCAGAACCGTCCAGGAGGGCGCGCATTGCCGCCGGTAGCGGTTCCGTGGCTCCGGCGGCGGGAAGGTGGACACCCACCAGGCTGTCATTGCAGCCAAAGCGCACGCCGCCGCTGCCGCCGTCGTCCAGGAGCACGTAGTAGGCCGTGACTTTGTTGCTCCCGGCCGCGTTGCCTGAAGCGCTGGCGGCTGGCGGTGGTGGTGCAGGGGCCGCCGATGCCTGGTTTTCGCCGGATGCGGGGGCAGTGCCCGGGACGGCGGCCTCGCCCTGGCCTGCGCTGCCGGCTCCGCCTGCACCTGTGCCAGGAATAATGGAACTGCCAGGTGACGCGCCGGGGCTCGTGTCAGGGGAGGCGCCGGAAGCTGGAGCAGTGTTGGCTGAGGATCCGGCCGAGGGTGGCTGCTGGGCCTCAGGGGCAGGCGCGATTCGGTCCTGCGGTGTTGCCGCCTGCCCACCTGCAGCTGTGCCGGTCGAAGAACCTGGCCCGGTGCAGGCTCCCAGCCAGAACGGAAGGACCAGCGCCGCCACTGCCGCCGTCGCCGTCCTTGTTCTGGCACTTCGCCTGCTTGCCATGCTGCACCGCATTCCTGTCCCGGTACGTTCCGTTCATTAACGTTACGGGGGTCCGATGCGGTAGAGAATGCCGGGGCGGTACCGGTTGGGACAAGAGTTGGTCACGGCGCCGCCGCATAAGGGTGCAGCCTCACGGGGAGATAACAAACGCCCCGGGCGCCGGCCGGCACCCAGGGCGTTTGGAGCCTGGAGTCCTAGGCGGGAACGCGGGCAGCTTCCAGTGCATCGAAGACGCCCTTGATCTGCTCAACGACTTCGGCGTCATCCTTCGGGTGCAGTTCGGCAAACCGCACCATGGAGCCCGGAACCGCCAGCTTGACGTCCTCAAGCACCTGGGCCCCGGCGATGCCGGCTGCCTTACGCGCTTCATCCTGGGCCCAGACTCCACCGAACTGGCCAAAGGCCGTACCGACGACGGCGGTCGGCTTGCCCACGAGGGCTCCGGCGCCGTACGGGCGGGACAGCCAGTCGATGGCATTCTTCAGCGAAGCGGGAACTGTTCCGTTGTGCTCGGGGGTAACCAGGAGCAGGGTGTCGGCTTCGTTGGCTGCTGCACGAAGAGCGGCGGCGGCCGGAGGGATCTGGCCTTCAACGTCGATGTCCTCGTTGTAGAACGGAATGTTGCCCAGGCTGTCGTGGATGACCACGTCCACCTGTTCCGGAGCGTTCAACTGGATGGCCTCGGCGAGCTTCTGGTTGATGGAATCGGCGCGAAGGCTGCCGACGAGGGTGAGTACAGTGCTCTTGGGCATTTGGAACTCCTTGGATCGGGCTGCGGCGGACCGCAAGCCGGTTTGAAAAGTGGAGGCGTTGGGGCCTTCACGGTACTAAACGGACCGTGGTCCGGATATTATTCCCGGGGTCTAGAATATGGGATGTGACGTTCATCCCATTGGAGCCCGGCTCACCGCCGGGGCCTTCCCCTGAACGCAGAGATGCTGCGCGGAACCGGGAGCGGTTGCTGGGAGCCGCCCGGGAACTCATTGAGCAATGCGGAGCGGACGCGCTCACCATGGACCGGCTTGCCGAAGCCGCAGGTGTCGGTAAGGGCACCGTCTTTCGCCGGTTCGGCAGCAGGGCCGGCCTGATGATGACGCTCCTCAGCGATGCGGAGGCCGATTTCCAGGCCCGCTTCATGTTCGGCCCGCCCCCGCTGGGGCCCGGTGCGCCCGGCCTGGACCGGCTGGTTGCTTTCGGGGCCGCAAGAATCGCCTTCGTGCTGGAGTACGGGGAACTCGCGAGGGCCGCCGATGTCTCCGCCCGTAACCGGTTTGAGGTGCCGGCCGTTGTGTTGTGGCACCGGCATATTGAGTTCCTGCTCCGTGAGGAAGGGATGGATTCGGATCCGTGGCTGATGGCGATGTTCCTTGGTGCGGCCCTGGAGCCGGATCGGCTGCTGCACACGGTCCGCGTCCGCACGGTCTCTCCGGACCGGCTCGCCGAATCGTGGCGAGAGTTGGTCACGCGCGTGGTCCGGGGCGGCTAGGCAGCCAGGATCTCTGAAAATCCCCCAGTCAAATCAATTACACAGAATCATTCATAACGATTCCAT
Above is a window of Arthrobacter pascens DNA encoding:
- a CDS encoding universal stress protein, translating into MSGIIVVGVDGSGTAKKAAESARDLAAALGASLHVVSAFDSDRTEIFGSGSDEWIVSDADGAENVAKTVADSLAGDIKVTYSAARGKPAEALIREAGRLDAKMIVVGNRRMRGIGRVLGSVANSVAHNAPCDVYIANTYDAD
- a CDS encoding aminotransferase-like domain-containing protein, producing the protein MTNETLDTAGLLPAEAIDALERAATSAHRHDGLFSERAANIRQSAVRDVFDVSMRPGLVSLAGGSPYLQSLPLERLAETAAAIIANEGLIALQYGGGQGMEELRKQICEVMAAEGILDAVPQNVVITAGSQSAQDVATKVFCNPGDVVLVENPTYVGALNTFEAYQVKVETVEMDDDGLVPELLGARIAALQTAGKNIKFLYTIPSFNNPSGITLAKERRQRIVEICRNANILVLEDNPYGLLRFDGAPLAPLRADHPGDVIYLGSFSKIFAPGLRIGWALVPEHLQRRYYLASESVTLCPPTLNQMLVSAYLRDYDWKGQIAIYRGLYAERCQAMLDALDEHMPDGISWTTPEGGFFVWVTLPQGVDTYPLLQKAIDAGVVFIPGAAFTPSDEPSNKLRLAFSAVPPEAITEGVRRLAPVLREAIAGL
- a CDS encoding phosphatase PAP2 family protein, which encodes MTEIFQPPVVVTLQLLISPLIEAGFPGTVVYGALAALFVCVLPLFLLLALVRLGKVTDHHVSNRKQRAPVLLMALASVLAGLLVLESAAAPRSVMVMVLAVVAGILVLAAVSPFWKMSGHAAAISSSAAISVLMLGPAWLPLLILIPAVGWSRVVLRAHTTGQVIAGSLFGGLVMAGLWWLLRGWLV
- a CDS encoding isocitrate lyase/PEP mutase family protein, giving the protein MTTPPHSAANAAAFHALHQAGTSPLVLVNVWDAASARLVEEAGATAIATSSSAISWSLGFPDGNNLPRALAMEALRRIVAATGLPVTADIETGYAGSGSSYGGGLLRDTVLAVLDTGAIGINFEDSGDSPLTAVDDQCRRLSLIRETAASTGVELFINARTDTYLSGHYPDQAFEETIRRAEAYLAAGASGIFVPGVTDLRVLHELSLGIDAPLNALAGVGAPSVGELYDAGVQRISIGGNTAKAAYAKVAKVAAMVLGDGNWSELAGARSHAAMDALFEDHVPFDD
- a CDS encoding TetR/AcrR family transcriptional regulator — protein: MTFIPLEPGSPPGPSPERRDAARNRERLLGAARELIEQCGADALTMDRLAEAAGVGKGTVFRRFGSRAGLMMTLLSDAEADFQARFMFGPPPLGPGAPGLDRLVAFGAARIAFVLEYGELARAADVSARNRFEVPAVVLWHRHIEFLLREEGMDSDPWLMAMFLGAALEPDRLLHTVRVRTVSPDRLAESWRELVTRVVRGG
- a CDS encoding NAD(P)H-dependent oxidoreductase — its product is MPKSTVLTLVGSLRADSINQKLAEAIQLNAPEQVDVVIHDSLGNIPFYNEDIDVEGQIPPAAAALRAAANEADTLLLVTPEHNGTVPASLKNAIDWLSRPYGAGALVGKPTAVVGTAFGQFGGVWAQDEARKAAGIAGAQVLEDVKLAVPGSMVRFAELHPKDDAEVVEQIKGVFDALEAARVPA